The following proteins are encoded in a genomic region of Sulfurovum indicum:
- the ftsA gene encoding cell division protein FtsA: protein MSDTVLAIDIGSTKICAIIAEIEEEKVQVVGHGVSKSQGIKKGAITNIELASKSIKKAINDAKRIAGSNITSATVSISNAYAKSLNSTGIVNIPHKDISIKEINRVMQTALYNANVPNEYEVIHVLPYNFRVDDQDFIEDPFGMNASRMEVDVNIIMTQKSNLSNLKKAVRSAGVEIDGIVLSGYASAISVMDEDEKELGVAVIDLGGQTSNLVIHAGNSIRYNDFLGVGSNHITNDLSMALHTPLQVAENVKIRHGNLIETSNEIIELPIIGDEENRNGVSLEIVHSVIFSRVEEALMILAKSLEKSALKEQIGAGIILTGGMTKLKGIRELAQSIFPAMPVRIAKPKEVEGLFDELKDPAFATVIGLVLYKAGKHTPYEINFNQEMLHSKAVHHENLRDIDLSSPEHTPAQPEKEKSEIQKEESEPSTITFDDLPDIGKENSNPIKKFANWAKQLF, encoded by the coding sequence TTGAGTGATACAGTTTTAGCTATCGATATCGGTTCAACCAAAATATGTGCAATCATAGCTGAAATTGAAGAAGAGAAAGTCCAGGTGGTCGGTCACGGTGTTTCTAAATCACAAGGGATCAAAAAAGGCGCCATCACCAATATTGAACTTGCTTCCAAATCTATCAAAAAAGCGATCAATGATGCAAAACGCATTGCCGGCAGCAATATTACTTCGGCTACCGTCTCCATCTCAAATGCCTATGCAAAAAGCCTTAACTCTACAGGGATCGTGAACATCCCGCACAAAGATATCTCCATTAAGGAGATCAACCGTGTTATGCAGACTGCGCTCTATAATGCGAATGTGCCCAATGAATATGAAGTGATTCATGTACTTCCTTACAATTTCAGAGTAGATGACCAGGACTTCATTGAAGATCCGTTTGGTATGAATGCAAGCCGTATGGAAGTAGATGTCAATATCATCATGACGCAAAAATCCAACCTTTCCAATCTTAAAAAAGCAGTACGGTCTGCCGGTGTGGAAATAGACGGGATCGTCTTGAGCGGATATGCTTCTGCGATTTCCGTAATGGATGAAGATGAAAAAGAGCTCGGGGTGGCAGTTATCGACCTTGGGGGTCAAACCAGTAACCTGGTTATTCATGCAGGGAACTCTATCCGCTATAATGACTTCCTTGGTGTCGGTTCAAACCACATCACAAATGACCTCTCCATGGCCCTGCATACTCCTTTGCAGGTGGCAGAGAATGTTAAGATCCGTCACGGGAACCTTATAGAAACAAGTAATGAGATCATAGAGCTGCCTATCATAGGAGATGAGGAAAACCGTAACGGAGTTTCACTTGAGATCGTACATTCGGTCATCTTCTCACGTGTGGAAGAGGCTTTAATGATTTTGGCAAAATCATTGGAGAAATCAGCACTCAAAGAACAGATAGGTGCAGGGATTATCCTTACAGGAGGGATGACCAAGCTAAAAGGGATCAGAGAGTTGGCTCAATCTATCTTCCCTGCAATGCCGGTGCGGATCGCCAAACCCAAAGAGGTCGAAGGTCTTTTTGATGAACTTAAAGATCCTGCCTTTGCAACTGTCATCGGTCTGGTACTCTACAAAGCCGGGAAACATACCCCGTATGAGATCAATTTCAACCAGGAGATGCTCCACTCCAAAGCGGTCCATCATGAGAATCTGAGAGATATCGACCTCAGCAGTCCCGAACACACACCGGCACAACCGGAAAAGGAAAAATCGGAAATACAAAAAGAAGAGAGTGAACCATCAACCATTACATTTGATGATTTGCCGGACATTGGAAAAGAAAACAGTAACCCGATCAAAAAATTTGCAAATTGGGCAAAACAGCTTTTTTAG
- the ftsZ gene encoding cell division protein FtsZ — protein MEEFEIDIVETKCHTNGAKIKAIGVGGGGGNMINHMIQEGINSIDLIVANTDAQALESSLAPYKMQLGLNATRGLGAGMIPEKGREAALESFEDIKSMLEGSDIVFISAGLGGGTGTGAAPIIAQAAKEVGALTVSIVTSPFKFEGRKRTKLAKEGLEELKRESDSIIVVPNEKLLSIVEKNLGIKESFRMVDDILAQAVGGISKVILSHGENDINLDFADVKTVMSHRGLALMGTGYSAGTNAAYDAAKAAIESPLLDNISIDGAMGVLVHFDIHPDYPIMEIGEAMSIVEESADEDASVIFGTTTDPSMDIDEVKITIIATGFEDKNAIAEPAPVSKQKTLLNTSNTINTMGGTRRMVVGSDYGEHEDILDVPTFLRKQMD, from the coding sequence ATGGAAGAGTTTGAAATAGACATCGTTGAAACAAAATGTCATACAAATGGTGCCAAGATCAAGGCGATAGGTGTAGGCGGCGGCGGCGGTAATATGATCAACCACATGATCCAGGAAGGGATCAACAGTATTGATCTTATCGTTGCGAATACGGATGCACAAGCCCTGGAAAGCTCGCTTGCGCCATATAAGATGCAACTTGGACTGAATGCAACACGCGGTCTGGGTGCAGGTATGATCCCGGAAAAAGGTCGTGAGGCGGCACTGGAAAGTTTTGAGGATATCAAATCAATGCTTGAGGGGTCTGATATTGTCTTTATCTCTGCCGGACTTGGCGGAGGTACAGGTACCGGTGCGGCTCCGATCATTGCCCAGGCAGCAAAAGAGGTGGGTGCACTGACTGTCTCTATTGTCACAAGTCCGTTCAAGTTCGAAGGGCGGAAAAGAACCAAACTTGCAAAAGAGGGTCTTGAAGAACTCAAACGTGAAAGCGACTCCATTATTGTCGTACCAAATGAAAAGCTCCTCTCTATCGTTGAAAAAAACCTCGGTATCAAAGAGAGCTTCAGAATGGTTGACGATATTCTTGCACAGGCAGTGGGTGGCATCTCAAAAGTGATCCTCTCCCATGGTGAGAACGATATCAACCTTGACTTTGCTGATGTGAAAACAGTTATGAGCCACCGAGGTCTTGCATTGATGGGAACAGGATACAGTGCCGGTACCAATGCTGCCTATGATGCGGCCAAAGCAGCCATCGAATCTCCTCTGCTGGACAATATCTCTATTGATGGAGCGATGGGAGTGCTTGTCCACTTTGATATTCATCCTGATTACCCTATTATGGAAATCGGGGAAGCTATGAGCATCGTTGAAGAGAGTGCAGATGAAGATGCATCTGTTATCTTCGGTACGACAACAGATCCAAGCATGGATATCGATGAAGTAAAGATTACAATCATTGCAACCGGGTTTGAAGATAAAAATGCTATTGCAGAACCAGCGCCTGTCAGCAAACAGAAAACCCTCCTGAATACAAGCAACACAATCAATACAATGGGTGGGACAAGACGTATGGTCGTAGGAAGTGATTACGGAGAGCATGAAGATATTCTCGATGTCCCTACCTTCCTCAGAAAACAAATGGATTAA
- a CDS encoding UPF0323 family lipoprotein — MKYIKTFSAIAASGVAALLSTGLTGCEQRPAQEQTQPKGAFVIIEETAPGKYKIKDEFPADETRIVLKKLDNTEKILTQEEMDVLLAEEAAKIDNGTSNLTNPDAQMSMQGGMSLGEAILASAAGAIIGSWIGSKLFGNQNYQNNRKAGYKSPSTYQRSKNSFNKARTSSTKKSGFFGKNKNSASRSGGFFGG; from the coding sequence ATGAAATATATTAAAACATTCTCAGCGATTGCTGCTTCAGGCGTTGCTGCCCTGCTGTCAACCGGGCTTACAGGATGTGAACAGAGGCCTGCACAGGAGCAGACACAGCCAAAAGGTGCTTTTGTCATCATTGAAGAGACCGCACCTGGAAAATACAAGATAAAAGATGAATTTCCTGCGGATGAAACCCGTATTGTATTGAAAAAACTTGATAATACAGAAAAGATACTGACCCAGGAGGAGATGGATGTACTTTTAGCGGAAGAAGCTGCCAAAATTGACAATGGTACATCCAACCTTACAAACCCGGATGCACAGATGAGTATGCAAGGCGGTATGAGTCTGGGTGAAGCCATCCTGGCATCTGCTGCAGGTGCGATTATCGGTTCATGGATCGGGAGCAAACTCTTTGGGAACCAAAATTACCAAAATAACCGTAAAGCCGGATACAAATCCCCATCAACCTACCAAAGAAGCAAAAACAGCTTCAATAAGGCGCGTACCAGCAGTACAAAAAAGAGTGGCTTCTTCGGTAAGAATAAAAACAGTGCTTCCAGAAGCGGCGGCTTCTTTGGCGGATAG
- a CDS encoding glutathionylspermidine synthase family protein encodes MIQLQQTSPLTTEYLESLGFVWHTDSDATPYVSDQLVILSKAEAEAYYKAGNELYDMFVAAAQYVIDNNLFHEIGIPFNLVELIKESWETDIHWHLYGRFDLAGGVDGSPIKLLEFNADTPTALFETAIVQWALLKQNGMEETAQFNGVYEAILDNFKRLVTLEENVATFEACYEGWKFLFTSVRGNSEEENTVRLLQHIATEAGYITEFAYMDEVEFDENEGIFYNQEQYELWFKLIPWEDIALEEPDLAMILTNIIKNQKAIIFNPPYTLLFQSKGLLKILWDLYPNHPLLLETSFEPLQNTKQVQKPVFGREGESVRILDENITLIEGTEGDYDNHKMVYQTYVELPSDSKKSSYQAGLFFAYESCGVGFRKGGKILNNTSKFVGHLLLDS; translated from the coding sequence ATGATACAGCTACAGCAAACCTCACCCCTGACAACAGAATATCTTGAATCACTCGGTTTTGTATGGCATACAGACAGTGATGCAACCCCCTATGTCTCTGATCAGCTTGTCATACTTTCCAAAGCAGAAGCAGAGGCCTACTATAAAGCCGGTAACGAACTGTATGATATGTTCGTTGCCGCAGCACAGTATGTCATAGATAATAATCTTTTTCATGAGATCGGTATTCCTTTCAATCTGGTAGAGCTGATCAAAGAGTCATGGGAGACCGATATACACTGGCATCTTTACGGGCGTTTCGATCTTGCCGGAGGAGTAGACGGAAGCCCCATCAAGCTTCTTGAATTCAATGCAGATACTCCTACTGCACTCTTTGAAACAGCTATTGTTCAATGGGCACTACTCAAACAAAACGGTATGGAAGAGACAGCACAGTTCAACGGTGTTTATGAAGCTATTCTTGACAATTTCAAACGCCTTGTCACACTTGAAGAGAATGTCGCCACCTTTGAAGCATGTTATGAAGGATGGAAATTCCTCTTTACCTCCGTACGTGGCAACAGTGAAGAAGAGAATACAGTCAGACTGCTTCAACATATTGCCACCGAAGCTGGGTATATTACAGAGTTCGCCTATATGGATGAAGTTGAATTTGATGAAAATGAGGGTATCTTTTACAATCAGGAGCAGTACGAATTATGGTTCAAGCTCATCCCATGGGAAGACATTGCCCTTGAAGAACCAGATCTTGCCATGATACTGACCAATATTATCAAAAATCAGAAAGCAATCATATTCAACCCCCCTTATACCCTTCTCTTTCAAAGTAAAGGGTTGCTTAAGATCCTATGGGATCTCTATCCCAACCATCCTTTGCTGCTTGAAACCTCTTTTGAACCGCTGCAAAATACAAAACAGGTCCAAAAACCTGTTTTCGGAAGAGAGGGAGAGAGTGTACGCATCCTCGATGAAAACATCACTCTCATCGAAGGTACAGAGGGAGATTATGACAACCATAAAATGGTCTATCAAACATATGTTGAGCTCCCTTCAGACAGTAAAAAGAGCAGTTATCAGGCTGGTCTTTTCTTTGCTTATGAATCATGTGGTGTCGGATTTAGAAAAGGAGGAAAAATACTCAACAACACTTCCAAGTTCGTCGGACACCTTCTACTTGACTCTTAG
- a CDS encoding symmetrical bis(5'-nucleosyl)-tetraphosphatase, which translates to MHTSVLHSSLFTLYSLIGAELMSVWAIGDIQGCYGSFQKLLQKIQFDARYDTLWLAGDIVNRGDDSLKTIEYLYSIRDSVRLVLGNHDIALIAAYYGIKKSNPTIDPVLSSPRARELIDWLRLQKFLHVDFSLGYCMAHAGISPEFDLGMAIEYAKRIEEKLQSDDAAVWLKKMFKEGVERFDRNAALEDIDRYIVSSFTRMRYCYKDHRLDFKQKGKPTDELRTKGLKPWFECERRKDIDLKIIFGHWSTLGFHKDEHVLALDTGCLWGGALTAARIDLAVPKIVQVECEGCMEPKEG; encoded by the coding sequence ATGCATACCAGCGTTCTTCACTCTTCACTCTTCACTCTTTACTCACTCATTGGAGCAGAGCTGATGAGTGTATGGGCAATCGGTGATATTCAAGGGTGTTACGGCTCTTTTCAGAAACTTTTACAAAAGATCCAGTTTGATGCACGTTATGATACACTTTGGTTGGCAGGAGATATTGTCAACAGAGGAGATGACTCACTGAAGACAATTGAGTACCTTTACAGCATTAGAGATTCTGTCCGGCTGGTACTTGGAAATCATGATATTGCATTGATCGCAGCCTACTATGGGATAAAGAAGTCCAACCCTACAATCGATCCTGTGTTGAGTTCTCCCAGAGCCAGGGAACTCATTGACTGGCTACGCTTACAAAAATTTCTTCATGTCGATTTCAGTCTTGGTTACTGTATGGCACATGCGGGGATCTCGCCGGAATTCGATCTTGGTATGGCCATAGAGTATGCCAAACGGATTGAAGAAAAACTTCAGAGTGATGATGCAGCAGTTTGGTTGAAAAAGATGTTTAAAGAAGGGGTAGAACGTTTCGACCGAAATGCAGCTTTGGAAGATATTGATCGTTATATTGTCAGTTCTTTTACACGTATGCGTTACTGCTACAAAGATCACAGACTGGACTTTAAACAAAAGGGAAAACCGACTGATGAACTAAGAACAAAAGGGCTTAAACCATGGTTCGAGTGTGAAAGGCGGAAAGATATCGACTTGAAGATTATCTTTGGACACTGGTCCACTCTCGGGTTTCACAAGGATGAGCATGTTCTGGCTTTGGATACGGGATGTCTGTGGGGAGGAGCATTGACAGCTGCACGTATCGACCTGGCTGTACCAAAGATTGTACAAGTCGAATGTGAGGGATGTATGGAACCTAAAGAGGGCTAA
- a CDS encoding DNA-deoxyinosine glycosylase: MRKENKQLNHPFDPIVFNDTQILILGSFPSIRSFENNFYYAHPRNQFWKILEVVTGYPVNNRDQKIWLLKENRLGLWDMISSCQRENSLDSSLEDEVVNDIPVLLEKYSSIEKIAFTGKKAQALFESHFAYLKIECVYLPSPSPAYAAMSFEEKAEVYREKLKIKN, translated from the coding sequence ATGAGAAAAGAGAATAAACAGCTAAATCACCCTTTTGATCCTATTGTATTTAATGACACGCAAATACTTATACTGGGTTCATTTCCCAGTATTCGGTCATTTGAAAACAACTTTTACTATGCCCATCCGCGAAATCAGTTCTGGAAGATCCTTGAAGTGGTGACTGGTTATCCGGTCAACAACCGAGATCAGAAGATCTGGCTGTTGAAAGAGAATCGTCTGGGACTATGGGATATGATCTCTTCATGTCAACGAGAGAATTCACTTGACAGTTCTCTGGAAGATGAGGTGGTAAATGATATTCCTGTACTGCTTGAAAAGTATTCAAGTATAGAAAAGATCGCATTTACAGGTAAAAAAGCCCAGGCACTTTTTGAAAGCCACTTTGCATATCTTAAGATCGAGTGTGTTTACCTCCCGTCACCGTCACCTGCTTATGCAGCGATGTCGTTTGAGGAAAAAGCAGAAGTCTATAGGGAAAAATTAAAAATTAAAAATTAA